A window of the Vibrio ostreae genome harbors these coding sequences:
- a CDS encoding PilN domain-containing protein, with protein sequence MTLDDVIKKLTRKSSQKHTISAVVQPDAIYFASAAVPALPERSTLDGHSWQQALCAAVRKAGLKGVTLDVVLHSQLYQSYQIDQPAVPREEWTAALPFLLKDLISEKVTEVVADAHPLTGSNKVQTYVMTKAPILELADSLEKLGCHLGRMVPEQEVWAHCLPEQAHFLLLQRSQGGHFKLDAFVDKQCNFQRTLRGIVAPLTGMASSMLQLDGLALELQRSIDYLSSQLKGIPLHQLHICCDGEDHAELISGLNERLNVKVFTLSDEVPQELSGQLLARHCRHLPDSAVNFYQQQLKPQKDHFTLANVCLAWGGVALIMLAVAVVYHFRLSALDQQVAEAKALAAQRDKQISTLKQQVAQHQPSAEKLAAVARLKKEIDAKQESLAAINQFDHSQQVGYSGVMNALAKLARRDISLRQIDMTPQRFDIEGLARDAEVVPSWIAEFQSELHLTGRSFDRLVIGRNDDDVITFELKTQQGAK encoded by the coding sequence ATGACATTGGATGATGTAATCAAGAAACTGACCCGCAAGAGCAGCCAGAAGCACACCATCAGCGCTGTGGTGCAGCCAGATGCAATTTATTTTGCCTCTGCGGCTGTGCCTGCCTTGCCGGAACGCAGCACGCTTGACGGTCATAGCTGGCAACAAGCTTTGTGTGCAGCGGTGCGCAAAGCCGGCCTGAAAGGGGTCACCCTGGATGTGGTGTTACACTCCCAGCTTTATCAGAGCTACCAGATTGATCAGCCGGCCGTACCGCGTGAAGAGTGGACGGCCGCCCTGCCTTTTCTACTTAAAGATCTAATCAGCGAGAAAGTGACCGAGGTGGTCGCTGATGCTCACCCGTTGACCGGCAGCAACAAGGTCCAGACGTATGTCATGACCAAAGCGCCGATCCTCGAGTTGGCGGACAGTCTGGAAAAGCTCGGCTGCCATCTGGGGCGCATGGTTCCCGAGCAGGAAGTCTGGGCTCATTGCCTGCCCGAACAGGCGCACTTTTTGTTGTTGCAACGCAGTCAGGGCGGCCATTTTAAACTGGATGCGTTTGTCGATAAGCAGTGTAATTTCCAGCGCACTTTGCGCGGCATCGTCGCGCCGCTAACCGGTATGGCCAGCTCGATGTTGCAACTGGACGGACTGGCTCTGGAGCTGCAACGTTCGATTGATTACCTCTCCTCCCAGCTAAAAGGCATTCCCCTGCATCAGCTGCATATCTGCTGTGATGGCGAGGATCATGCGGAGTTGATTAGCGGCTTGAATGAGCGTTTGAACGTAAAGGTGTTCACTCTCTCCGATGAGGTGCCGCAGGAGTTATCCGGCCAGTTGCTGGCGCGCCATTGCCGCCATCTGCCTGACTCAGCGGTGAATTTCTATCAGCAGCAGCTCAAGCCGCAAAAAGATCATTTCACCCTGGCTAATGTTTGCCTCGCCTGGGGCGGAGTGGCGTTGATCATGCTGGCTGTGGCCGTCGTTTATCACTTTCGTTTGTCTGCTCTGGATCAGCAGGTTGCGGAGGCTAAAGCGCTCGCAGCGCAGCGGGACAAACAGATTAGCACCTTGAAACAGCAGGTCGCCCAGCATCAGCCCTCGGCAGAGAAACTGGCTGCTGTCGCCCGGCTCAAAAAAGAGATTGACGCTAAACAGGAGTCACTGGCTGCGATCAATCAGTTTGATCACTCCCAGCAGGTGGGTTATTCCGGGGTGATGAATGCCCTGGCCAAACTGGCCCGCAGAGATATTTCATTGCGTCAGATTGATATGACGCCGCAGCGCTTCGACATTGAAGGGCTGGCCCGTGATGCGGAAGTGGTGCCGAGCTGGATTGCCGAGTTTCAGAGTGAATTGCACCTGACCGGACGCAGTTTTGACCGCTTGGTGATTGGCCGCAATGACGATGATGTGATTACTTTTGAACTGAAGACTCAGCAAGGAGCTAAGTGA
- a CDS encoding GspE/PulE family protein, which produces MQIKLRKRLGDLLVEEGIVSETQLEQALVAQRESGRKLGSTLIELGFLTEQQMLTFLSQQLSLPLIDLNRAHIDIDAVQLLPEVHARRLRALVIGREGDILRVAMSDPADLFAQESLLNQLPMYGFEFVIASEKQLVEGFDRYYRRTKEIASFAEQLHAEHQGNDAFDYTIGGEDSEDVTVVKLINSLFEDAIQVGASDIHIEPEANMLRLRQRIDGVLHETLLNEVNIAPALVLRLKLMANLDISEKRLPQDGRFNIRSKGQSVDIRMSTMPVQHGESVVMRLLNQTSGVRKLEQSGIPEDLLLRLRRQLKRPHGMILVTGPTGSGKTTTLYGALSELNVAGKKIITAEDPVEYRIERVNQVQVNPKINLDFSTLLRTFLRQDPDIILVGEMRDRETVEIGLRAALTGHLVLSTLHTNDAVDSALRLIDMGAPGYLVASAVRAVIAQRLIRKVCPDCKSEDVVDDARQQWLAQRFPNQVAAPFMRGRGCQSCNLTGYRGRIGVFEMLELEHHMMDALRANDAVGFARAARADKDYKPLLVSAMELALQGVVSLDEVMALGEGDSSGMAQAFEL; this is translated from the coding sequence GTGCAAATTAAACTTCGGAAACGTCTCGGCGACCTGCTGGTTGAAGAGGGCATTGTCAGTGAAACGCAGCTTGAACAGGCGCTGGTAGCCCAGCGTGAAAGCGGGCGTAAACTGGGCAGCACTCTGATTGAGCTTGGTTTTCTCACCGAGCAGCAGATGCTGACCTTTCTGTCCCAGCAGCTTTCTCTGCCACTGATTGATCTCAATCGCGCCCACATCGACATTGATGCGGTGCAACTGCTGCCGGAAGTGCATGCGCGCCGCTTACGGGCGCTGGTGATTGGCCGTGAAGGCGATATTCTGCGCGTCGCCATGAGTGATCCGGCGGATCTGTTTGCCCAGGAGTCGCTGCTGAACCAGCTGCCGATGTACGGCTTTGAGTTCGTGATTGCCTCGGAAAAGCAGCTGGTGGAAGGGTTTGACCGATATTACCGTCGCACTAAAGAAATCGCCTCGTTTGCGGAGCAGCTGCACGCTGAACACCAGGGCAACGATGCTTTTGACTACACCATAGGCGGTGAAGACAGCGAAGATGTCACCGTGGTGAAGTTGATCAACTCCTTGTTTGAAGATGCGATTCAGGTCGGTGCGTCGGATATCCATATCGAGCCGGAAGCGAACATGCTGCGTCTACGCCAGCGCATCGACGGGGTATTGCATGAAACCCTGCTTAATGAAGTTAACATCGCACCGGCGCTGGTACTGCGCCTCAAACTGATGGCCAACCTGGATATTTCCGAGAAACGCTTGCCGCAGGACGGCCGGTTTAATATCCGCAGTAAAGGTCAGTCAGTGGATATCCGGATGTCGACCATGCCGGTGCAGCATGGTGAGTCGGTGGTGATGCGTCTGCTCAACCAGACCTCCGGGGTGCGCAAGCTGGAACAGTCCGGTATTCCGGAAGATCTGTTGCTGCGTCTACGGCGTCAGCTTAAACGCCCGCATGGTATGATCTTGGTTACCGGGCCGACCGGTTCCGGTAAAACCACTACTTTGTATGGCGCGCTGTCCGAGCTTAATGTCGCCGGTAAGAAAATCATTACCGCGGAAGACCCGGTTGAATACCGCATCGAGCGGGTCAACCAGGTGCAGGTCAATCCGAAAATTAATCTCGATTTCTCAACCCTGCTGCGCACCTTTCTGCGTCAGGACCCGGATATCATTCTGGTCGGCGAGATGCGTGACCGGGAGACGGTGGAAATTGGCCTGCGTGCGGCACTGACCGGTCACCTGGTGCTGTCGACCCTGCATACTAACGACGCAGTCGACAGTGCGCTGCGTCTGATTGATATGGGCGCACCTGGCTACCTGGTGGCCAGTGCGGTGCGGGCCGTTATTGCACAACGCCTGATCCGTAAAGTCTGCCCGGATTGTAAAAGCGAGGATGTGGTGGATGATGCGCGCCAGCAGTGGCTGGCACAGCGTTTTCCCAATCAGGTCGCGGCGCCGTTTATGCGTGGCCGCGGCTGCCAGAGCTGTAACCTGACCGGCTATCGCGGTCGGATCGGGGTATTTGAAATGCTGGAGCTGGAACACCATATGATGGACGCACTGCGTGCCAATGATGCGGTCGGTTTTGCCCGCGCTGCGCGCGCCGATAAAGACTACAAACCTCTGTTGGTGTCGGCGATGGAGCTGGCGCTGCAGGGCGTGGTCAGTCTGGATGAAGTGATGGCCCTGGGGGAGGGTGACTCGTCCGGTATGGCCCAGGCGTTCGAGTTGTAG
- a CDS encoding ExeA family protein — MYLAHFGLEQLPFHLTPDTRLFLGLAPHYEAIQSVGAALEMGEGVIKITGEVGTGKTMVCRMLLAHLSSDVELLYLPNPALSAMELRRAVAHELQLGELSDSTLVESIQARLMTLHDEGKRVVAMVDEAQALSDEALEVLRLFGNLETEQTKLLQMVLIGQPELDVRLSEHHLRQFRQRITFSATLRPLNLAESVAYIDNRLQKSGAAQELFSLGQKKALWRACHGIPRLINQVCHKALLLAFYDAVPEVSNQHVYAAIHDTFDTCKPKFKTPLLWGWSQ; from the coding sequence ATGTATCTGGCCCACTTCGGATTGGAGCAGTTGCCGTTTCACCTCACCCCGGACACGCGGTTATTTCTGGGCTTAGCGCCGCATTATGAGGCGATTCAAAGTGTCGGCGCCGCACTGGAAATGGGCGAAGGGGTAATCAAAATCACCGGTGAAGTCGGCACCGGTAAAACCATGGTGTGCCGGATGTTGCTGGCCCATTTGTCCTCTGATGTCGAGCTGCTCTATTTACCCAATCCGGCGCTGAGTGCGATGGAGTTGCGCCGCGCGGTGGCCCACGAACTGCAGCTCGGTGAACTCAGTGACAGCACGCTGGTGGAAAGCATTCAGGCCCGTTTGATGACGCTGCACGATGAGGGCAAGCGGGTAGTCGCTATGGTGGATGAAGCGCAGGCGTTATCCGATGAAGCGCTGGAGGTGCTGCGTTTGTTCGGCAACCTGGAAACCGAGCAGACCAAATTACTGCAGATGGTATTGATAGGCCAGCCGGAACTGGATGTGCGCCTGAGCGAACATCATCTGCGCCAGTTTCGTCAGCGCATCACTTTCAGTGCCACCCTGCGTCCGCTCAATCTGGCAGAGAGCGTGGCTTATATCGATAACCGTTTACAAAAGTCCGGTGCGGCTCAGGAGCTGTTCAGCCTCGGGCAAAAGAAAGCCTTGTGGCGCGCGTGTCATGGTATCCCGCGTCTTATCAATCAGGTGTGCCATAAAGCGCTGTTACTGGCGTTTTATGATGCGGTACCTGAAGTGAGCAACCAGCATGTTTATGCGGCAATTCATGACACCTTTGATACCTGTAAACCTAAATTCAAAACCCCGCTGCTGTGGGGATGGAGTCAGTAA
- the csrD gene encoding RNase E specificity factor CsrD, with amino-acid sequence MRYTPTLKLSTRLVAFVTLIVISAMFILFIGGTLSFQRMGQEYLNHYLHGIVEVVDKELEDPDAAYSMQRWMPKMLQASNIVEMQLSSPAGTIYRFKDTSSKTDPARLYDTDIALARNQGYSIHFKIVPPYLGYGYSMGAMGSITLAVMLIVFCLVRGVKWLKEQLHGSELLEERGRMILAGRVEQYAKGDEREWPYTASEALDVLIEELQDARQERSRFDTFIRSQTFLDQLTGAANRILFDSKLESTMLESGAHGGVIMIRMEELDAAREEQDKRTIDDFVVEVGECISNVIARYPEVILSRYYDAVFAIFMPNQSSKDVAHVATQCLKLIERITPPIPMDHDNWFHIGVSMYQEGERRGRIIDEAETALRSAQLQGSNAWSRFKKVAKADDERGSVRWRTLFDQCLTPEKIRLFRQPCYLSDAVNGLTLVHNELFVRIDDPEQGLLKASRFSAALETVGYEMVLDRAVFSRVLQLLKQAEWEAETFSLNMHVVPFADKRYLRWFRNELMQLPHSLRSRLSFEFAEGHLVQHLDYMRPVMRMMAGMGCELVVGQAGRTIVATHYIKDLKIKYLKLHRSLIKNIDQRHENQLFVRSMIGVCSGTETKVIAVGVESESEWQMLLSLGVDGGQGRLFAEEQDLIPAPPPPVNALKSLVKPGRRNRWRTK; translated from the coding sequence ATGCGGTATACACCGACGCTTAAATTGAGTACGCGTTTAGTTGCGTTCGTTACGTTAATTGTTATCAGTGCGATGTTTATTCTGTTCATCGGTGGCACTTTGTCGTTTCAGCGTATGGGGCAGGAGTACCTCAATCACTACCTGCACGGGATCGTTGAGGTGGTGGACAAAGAATTAGAAGATCCGGATGCGGCATACTCCATGCAGCGCTGGATGCCCAAAATGCTGCAGGCCTCTAACATCGTGGAGATGCAGCTCTCTTCGCCGGCCGGCACTATCTACCGTTTTAAAGACACCTCATCGAAGACCGACCCCGCTCGCCTGTACGATACGGATATCGCTTTAGCGCGTAATCAGGGCTACTCGATTCATTTCAAGATAGTCCCGCCATACCTCGGTTATGGTTACTCCATGGGTGCCATGGGCTCGATCACTCTGGCGGTGATGTTAATCGTGTTCTGCCTGGTGCGCGGAGTGAAGTGGCTCAAAGAGCAGTTGCATGGCTCAGAGCTGCTGGAAGAGCGCGGGCGGATGATTCTGGCCGGCCGGGTTGAGCAGTACGCCAAAGGAGATGAGCGTGAGTGGCCGTATACCGCCAGTGAAGCGTTGGATGTGTTGATTGAAGAGTTACAGGATGCGCGCCAGGAACGCAGCCGTTTTGATACCTTTATCCGCAGCCAGACCTTTCTGGATCAGCTGACCGGGGCGGCCAACCGGATATTGTTCGACAGTAAGCTGGAATCAACCATGCTGGAAAGCGGCGCTCATGGCGGCGTGATTATGATTCGTATGGAAGAGCTGGATGCCGCGCGGGAAGAGCAGGATAAACGTACCATTGATGATTTTGTGGTTGAGGTCGGAGAGTGCATCTCCAACGTCATTGCCCGTTATCCGGAAGTGATTCTGTCCCGCTATTACGATGCGGTATTTGCTATTTTTATGCCGAATCAGAGCTCGAAGGATGTCGCGCATGTAGCGACACAATGTCTCAAATTAATTGAACGCATCACACCGCCAATCCCGATGGATCATGACAACTGGTTCCATATCGGGGTCAGTATGTACCAGGAAGGTGAGCGACGTGGCCGGATTATTGATGAAGCGGAAACGGCACTGCGCAGCGCCCAGTTGCAGGGCAGTAATGCCTGGAGCCGGTTTAAAAAAGTGGCCAAAGCAGATGATGAGCGCGGTAGCGTACGCTGGAGAACTCTGTTTGACCAATGCTTAACTCCCGAAAAAATCAGGCTTTTTCGTCAGCCATGTTATTTATCTGATGCGGTTAATGGACTAACATTAGTTCATAATGAGTTATTTGTACGGATTGATGATCCTGAGCAGGGTCTGCTGAAAGCCTCCCGCTTCAGCGCTGCACTAGAAACGGTTGGCTATGAAATGGTACTGGATCGCGCCGTATTCAGCCGGGTGCTGCAACTGCTCAAACAAGCCGAGTGGGAGGCTGAAACCTTCTCGCTCAATATGCATGTGGTGCCGTTTGCCGATAAGCGCTATCTGCGCTGGTTCCGCAATGAGCTGATGCAGTTGCCGCATAGCCTGCGCTCGCGTTTGTCGTTCGAATTTGCTGAAGGACATCTGGTGCAGCATCTCGATTACATGCGTCCGGTGATGCGGATGATGGCCGGAATGGGCTGTGAGCTGGTGGTTGGCCAGGCCGGGCGGACTATTGTCGCCACTCATTACATTAAAGATTTAAAAATTAAGTATTTGAAACTACATCGTAGCCTCATTAAGAACATCGATCAGCGCCATGAAAATCAGCTGTTTGTACGCAGTATGATCGGGGTGTGCAGCGGCACGGAAACCAAAGTGATTGCGGTCGGGGTGGAGAGTGAATCCGAATGGCAGATGTTGTTGTCGCTCGGTGTTGATGGTGGCCAGGGGCGTCTGTTTGCCGAAGAGCAGGATTTGATTCCTGCGCCGCCACCGCCTGTCAACGCACTGAAAAGTCTGGTCAAACCCGGACGTCGTAACCGCTGGCGAACAAAGTGA
- the pilO gene encoding type 4a pilus biogenesis protein PilO: MKQRWIAWNEAFAVRSAREKWLIAVCGLVAVALLLQTWLLDPVLARYQQQRSQLASLNAANGSKVMTIQQFEVALSKNPDADVDKQLASLQAQSQELSMTLAELTSTLVSPTQMAQLLQSVLERSSKLKLISLTSLPAEPMKTGQPQQEQESSTYYVHPVRLELTGSYFAIRDYLLALESLPVKYYWRSFHYAVEEYPQARLIVQVYTLGSRQEFIGG; encoded by the coding sequence ATGAAGCAACGCTGGATTGCCTGGAACGAGGCTTTTGCTGTGCGCTCGGCGCGCGAGAAATGGCTGATTGCCGTGTGTGGTTTAGTCGCGGTTGCCTTGCTGCTGCAGACCTGGCTGCTGGATCCTGTCCTGGCACGCTACCAGCAGCAACGCAGCCAACTGGCCAGTCTGAATGCAGCGAATGGCAGCAAAGTGATGACGATTCAGCAGTTTGAAGTCGCACTGAGCAAAAATCCCGATGCGGATGTCGATAAGCAGCTCGCCAGCCTGCAAGCGCAGAGTCAGGAGCTGTCGATGACCTTGGCTGAACTGACGTCGACTCTGGTTTCGCCGACTCAAATGGCACAATTGCTGCAAAGCGTTTTAGAGCGCAGCAGCAAGCTCAAATTGATCAGTCTGACGTCACTGCCGGCTGAGCCGATGAAAACCGGTCAACCGCAGCAGGAGCAGGAAAGCAGCACGTATTATGTCCATCCGGTGCGCCTTGAGCTGACGGGGAGCTATTTTGCCATCCGTGATTATCTGCTGGCGCTGGAGAGTCTGCCGGTCAAATACTACTGGCGCAGTTTCCACTACGCGGTGGAAGAATACCCGCAGGCACGCTTGATTGTGCAGGTGTATACCCTGGGCTCACGCCAGGAGTTTATTGGTGGCTAA
- the mshL gene encoding pilus (MSHA type) biogenesis protein MshL, with the protein MRKVVIGVMIAALMGCSMGHRDPVEVKKSLDQSIQDSNSRNLEQLPASVEADLMPDLHETESGAVRNLKRFRIQAKEVDAKAFFASLVQNTGYSVAIHPAVEGNITVNLSDVTLDEALDVVRNLYGYDIETQGKVVQVYPAGLRTVTIPVDYLQFKRSGRSLTSITTGTITNTDSSNNSSNGRRSVNSNSSSSSDSSGSNRESSVSAETARGGTEIETTSESDFWPQLETAVGRLIGSGRGQNVVVTPQAGVITLRAYPDEIREVRRFLDVSQQRMQRQVVLEAKILEVTLTDSYQQGINWSNMSLGNGDVVINRVGSGSSTLPGLDAIGTLLGGQTNITISDGSFTSVLNFMATQGDLNVLSSPRVTAANNQKAVIKVGSDEYYVTDLTSVVGSGDNTQAAPNVELTPFFSGISLDVTPQIDDKGNVLLHVHPSVIEVEQQDKEITYNDSTFTLPLARSSIRESDSVIRAQDGDVVVIGGLMKTDTSNSVSKVPFLGDIPALGHLFRSTTQTKEKTELVILLKPTVVGVNTWHKELERSRDLLQEWFPDAE; encoded by the coding sequence ATGCGTAAAGTGGTTATCGGTGTCATGATCGCCGCCTTAATGGGGTGTTCGATGGGGCATCGGGATCCGGTTGAGGTAAAGAAGTCACTTGACCAGTCGATTCAGGACTCAAACAGCCGTAATCTGGAGCAGTTGCCCGCTTCGGTCGAAGCCGATCTGATGCCCGATTTGCATGAGACGGAATCCGGTGCGGTGCGTAATCTCAAGCGCTTTCGCATTCAGGCCAAAGAGGTGGATGCCAAGGCTTTTTTTGCCAGCCTGGTACAAAATACCGGCTACAGCGTAGCCATTCACCCTGCCGTTGAAGGCAACATCACGGTCAATCTGAGCGATGTTACTCTGGATGAAGCACTGGATGTGGTACGCAACCTTTACGGTTATGACATCGAAACCCAGGGAAAAGTGGTGCAGGTGTATCCGGCGGGCCTGCGTACCGTGACCATTCCGGTCGATTATCTGCAGTTTAAGCGCAGTGGCCGCTCCTTGACGTCGATCACCACCGGTACGATTACCAATACGGACTCCAGTAATAATTCAAGTAACGGAAGACGTTCAGTCAACAGCAATAGTTCTTCATCTTCTGATTCAAGCGGGTCTAATCGGGAAAGCTCGGTTTCGGCAGAAACAGCACGTGGCGGGACAGAAATCGAAACCACCAGTGAGAGTGACTTCTGGCCGCAATTGGAAACCGCGGTCGGCCGCCTGATTGGCAGCGGGCGCGGGCAGAATGTGGTGGTGACCCCGCAAGCGGGGGTGATCACTCTGCGTGCCTATCCGGATGAAATCCGCGAAGTGCGCCGTTTTCTCGATGTGTCGCAGCAGCGTATGCAGCGCCAGGTAGTGCTGGAAGCGAAAATTCTCGAAGTGACTCTGACTGACAGCTATCAGCAAGGGATTAACTGGTCAAACATGTCGCTCGGCAACGGCGATGTGGTGATCAACCGGGTTGGCAGCGGTAGCTCGACCCTGCCGGGACTGGATGCCATCGGTACCTTGCTCGGCGGCCAGACCAATATCACCATTTCCGACGGCAGTTTTACCTCGGTGCTTAATTTTATGGCCACCCAGGGCGATCTGAATGTGCTGTCCAGCCCGCGCGTGACGGCTGCCAACAACCAGAAAGCGGTGATCAAGGTCGGCAGTGATGAGTACTATGTGACCGATCTGACCAGTGTGGTCGGCTCGGGCGACAATACCCAGGCTGCCCCCAACGTTGAACTGACGCCGTTCTTCTCCGGCATCTCGCTCGATGTCACGCCGCAGATCGATGATAAAGGCAATGTGCTGCTGCATGTGCACCCGTCTGTAATCGAAGTCGAGCAGCAGGACAAAGAAATTACCTATAACGACAGCACTTTTACGCTGCCACTGGCGCGCAGTTCGATTCGTGAATCGGATTCGGTGATTCGTGCTCAGGATGGCGATGTGGTGGTGATTGGCGGTCTGATGAAAACCGATACCAGTAACAGCGTGTCGAAAGTGCCGTTTTTGGGCGATATTCCTGCCCTCGGCCACCTGTTCCGCAGCACCACCCAGACCAAAGAGAAAACCGAGCTGGTCATCTTGCTGAAGCCGACCGTGGTCGGGGTGAACACCTGGCATAAAGAGCTGGAACGTTCGCGCGATCTGCTGCAGGAATGGTTCCCGGACGCTGAGTAA
- a CDS encoding single-stranded DNA-binding protein encodes MASRGVNKVILVGNLGGDPEVRYMPSGGAVANITVATSETWRDKATGEQREKTEWHRVALFGKLAEVAGEYLRKGSQVYIEGQLQTRKWQDQSGQDRYTTEIVVQGYNGIMQMLGGRQQGGMPQQGGGMNQSSQQQGGWGQPQQPAMQQRQPQQPQQQQAPQQSQPQYNEPPMDFDDDIPF; translated from the coding sequence ATGGCAAGCCGTGGCGTGAATAAAGTAATTTTGGTTGGTAACCTGGGTGGCGATCCTGAAGTTCGCTACATGCCTAGTGGTGGTGCGGTAGCAAACATCACAGTTGCTACGTCAGAAACATGGCGTGACAAAGCGACTGGTGAACAGCGCGAGAAAACCGAATGGCACCGTGTTGCTCTGTTCGGCAAGCTGGCAGAAGTCGCTGGTGAATACCTGCGTAAAGGTTCACAGGTTTATATTGAAGGCCAACTGCAGACTCGTAAATGGCAGGATCAATCTGGTCAGGATCGTTACACCACTGAAATCGTTGTTCAGGGTTATAACGGTATCATGCAGATGCTGGGTGGCCGTCAGCAAGGCGGTATGCCGCAACAAGGTGGTGGCATGAACCAGTCATCACAACAGCAGGGTGGTTGGGGTCAGCCTCAGCAACCGGCAATGCAGCAGCGCCAGCCACAACAGCCACAGCAGCAGCAGGCACCGCAGCAGTCGCAGCCGCAGTACAATGAGCCACCAATGGATTTTGATGACGACATCCCATTCTAA
- a CDS encoding type II secretion system F family protein, producing the protein MPTYRYSGRNLDGSKTSGSVEAPNEELAAETLINKGVIPTSIARGKGKTSAGSGFDWRTLLVPAVPIEVMVIFCRQMYSLTKAGVPLLRSIKGLTQNCSNKQLQHALEEVTNELTNGRGLSSAMQMHAGVFSPLFVSMINVGENTGRLDQALLQLANYYEQEVETRKRIKTALRYPTFVISFILLALFILNIKVIPQFASMFKRFGVDLPLPTRILIGMSDFFVHYWLGMVAVMVALLFAFRAWLNTAAGREKWDKFRLRMPIVGTIVNRAQLSRFSRTFSLMLRAGVPLNQSLALAAEALDNKFLEARLLEMKAAIEAGSSVSATAINSGVFTPLVIQMIAVGEETGRIDELLLEVSDFYDREVDYDLKTLTARIEPILLVIVAAMVLVLALGIFLPMWGMMDAIKGR; encoded by the coding sequence ATGCCAACCTATCGTTACTCAGGCCGCAATCTGGACGGCAGCAAGACCTCAGGTTCGGTTGAAGCGCCGAACGAAGAGCTGGCGGCTGAAACGCTGATCAACAAAGGGGTGATCCCGACGTCGATCGCGCGTGGTAAAGGCAAAACCAGCGCTGGTAGCGGTTTTGACTGGCGCACGCTGCTGGTACCTGCGGTACCGATCGAAGTCATGGTGATCTTCTGCCGCCAGATGTACAGCCTGACCAAGGCCGGTGTGCCACTGCTGCGTTCGATCAAAGGTCTGACTCAAAACTGCTCCAACAAGCAGTTGCAGCATGCGCTGGAAGAAGTGACCAACGAACTGACCAACGGACGTGGTCTGTCATCGGCGATGCAGATGCATGCCGGTGTGTTCAGCCCGCTATTTGTATCGATGATCAATGTTGGTGAAAATACCGGTCGTCTTGATCAGGCATTATTACAGCTGGCCAACTACTATGAGCAGGAGGTTGAAACCCGCAAACGGATCAAAACCGCGTTGCGTTATCCGACCTTTGTGATCAGTTTTATCTTACTGGCGCTGTTTATTCTCAATATCAAAGTGATTCCGCAGTTTGCCAGCATGTTTAAGCGCTTCGGTGTTGATCTGCCGTTGCCGACCCGGATTCTGATTGGTATGTCGGACTTTTTCGTTCACTACTGGCTGGGTATGGTCGCGGTGATGGTGGCCTTGCTGTTTGCGTTTCGCGCCTGGCTCAACACCGCAGCCGGACGCGAAAAGTGGGATAAATTCCGCCTGCGCATGCCGATTGTCGGTACCATAGTCAATCGGGCACAGTTGTCGCGTTTTTCCCGCACGTTTTCCTTAATGTTACGTGCTGGGGTGCCACTTAATCAGTCGTTGGCTCTGGCTGCCGAAGCGCTCGACAATAAGTTTCTCGAGGCGCGCCTGCTGGAGATGAAGGCGGCGATTGAGGCTGGCAGCAGTGTGTCGGCCACAGCGATCAACAGTGGCGTGTTTACCCCGCTGGTGATCCAGATGATCGCGGTCGGGGAAGAGACCGGCCGGATTGATGAGCTGCTGCTCGAAGTGTCGGATTTCTATGATCGTGAAGTGGATTATGATCTCAAAACGCTGACCGCCAGGATCGAACCTATTCTGCTGGTGATTGTCGCCGCGATGGTATTGGTACTGGCGCTGGGTATCTTCCTGCC
- a CDS encoding MSHA biogenesis protein MshK, which translates to MANMVIRRLTTRVRQSYMLLGGALLGSTLAFASTDPTAPLGFTPAAKASAPAKTALPELHSILCSQTCNAIVNDQVVQSGDKVDGYLVAAVTESMVRLTRGGQHWELTLFSLDIKQ; encoded by the coding sequence GTGGCTAATATGGTAATTCGCAGGCTGACAACACGAGTCAGGCAAAGTTATATGCTGCTGGGCGGCGCGCTCCTCGGCAGCACTTTGGCATTCGCCAGCACAGATCCGACCGCGCCGCTGGGGTTTACTCCGGCTGCTAAAGCCAGTGCACCGGCGAAAACGGCGTTACCTGAGCTGCACAGCATTTTGTGCAGCCAGACCTGCAATGCCATCGTCAACGACCAGGTCGTGCAGAGCGGCGATAAAGTGGATGGTTATCTGGTCGCGGCTGTGACTGAATCCATGGTCAGGCTCACGCGTGGTGGACAGCATTGGGAACTCACGCTGTTTTCCCTTGATATCAAACAATAA